The following are encoded in a window of Flavobacterium cupriresistens genomic DNA:
- a CDS encoding class I lanthipeptide, with protein sequence MKKQNTINKLAFNKVAVAELNDNQMYDVDGGTSPTCLLVISFLLAKALD encoded by the coding sequence ATGAAAAAACAAAACACAATCAACAAGTTAGCTTTTAATAAAGTAGCTGTTGCAGAATTAAACGACAACCAAATGTATGACGTTGACGGTGGAACAAGCCCAACCTGTCTTTTAGTAATCAGCTTTTTATTAGCTAAAGCCCTAGACTAA